Proteins from a single region of Lentimicrobium saccharophilum:
- a CDS encoding response regulator has translation MEEKTEDMTRQALPEARILVAEDEDSNYRYVEKLLKKAGFDLLRANNGFEAVEYAKIYEDIDLILMDIKMPVMNGVEATREIKLIKPSIPIIATTAFAIPGDREVFLKAGCDDYIPKPIKPAILIDLIRNYLKF, from the coding sequence ATGGAAGAAAAGACGGAAGACATGACCCGGCAAGCCTTGCCTGAAGCCAGAATACTGGTTGCCGAAGATGAGGATTCAAACTACCGGTACGTTGAAAAACTGCTGAAAAAAGCCGGTTTCGACCTGTTGCGCGCCAACAATGGATTTGAAGCAGTTGAGTATGCAAAGATTTATGAGGACATTGACCTGATCCTGATGGATATAAAAATGCCTGTCATGAATGGTGTGGAAGCAACCCGCGAAATCAAGCTGATAAAACCATCAATTCCTATTATCGCCACCACTGCTTTCGCCATCCCCGGCGACCGTGAGGTTTTTCTGAAAGCCGGGTGCGACGACTACATTCCCAAGCCTATCAAACCTGCCATACTGATCGACCTGATCCGGAATTACCTGAAATTCTGA
- a CDS encoding T9SS type A sorting domain-containing protein, with translation MQVKRLLITVLAAILTLPVLCQQFTDQHNQWNVANSNGWTVISTEIYRYWGDTLIQGNNYRKMVYQPDSSVSTDWYYIAAVREENGYVYGVFNRSEEECLLYNFNLLPGESAYIQSIWCTGPTQVTCIDTASVEINGTSRRVIFLNDTFEERWTEGIGSHFGPLYASLYMCVTDIYHHLLCYYNDNQLLYMDPGAISCYETNVGVQQETLIQRLKLWPNPAALHLQVELPRMVSGYGGVYKVVNAAGQVILSGTTGNTPFLHLSLTSLPDGIYLFRWESQNGGIASKFIISRL, from the coding sequence ATGCAGGTAAAAAGATTACTTATCACGGTCCTGGCAGCAATCCTGACATTACCGGTATTATGCCAGCAGTTTACCGACCAGCACAATCAATGGAATGTAGCCAACTCAAATGGATGGACAGTAATATCCACCGAAATATACCGCTACTGGGGCGACACCCTTATTCAGGGAAATAATTACCGGAAAATGGTCTATCAGCCGGATTCATCTGTTTCAACAGATTGGTATTATATCGCCGCTGTCAGGGAAGAAAACGGCTATGTTTACGGAGTTTTCAACAGATCTGAGGAGGAGTGCCTGCTTTACAATTTCAACCTTCTGCCGGGCGAATCCGCCTATATTCAAAGTATCTGGTGTACCGGTCCCACCCAGGTTACCTGTATCGATACTGCTTCTGTAGAAATCAACGGAACATCCAGAAGAGTTATTTTCTTAAACGACACCTTTGAGGAGCGCTGGACTGAAGGCATTGGCAGCCATTTCGGACCATTGTACGCCAGCCTTTACATGTGTGTTACGGATATATATCATCATTTGCTGTGCTATTATAATGACAATCAACTGCTTTATATGGACCCCGGAGCCATTTCGTGTTACGAAACCAATGTCGGTGTGCAACAGGAAACGTTGATTCAACGGTTAAAGCTGTGGCCCAATCCGGCTGCATTGCATTTACAGGTTGAATTACCGCGTATGGTTTCCGGTTACGGCGGAGTTTATAAAGTAGTAAATGCAGCCGGGCAGGTCATCCTCAGCGGAACAACCGGAAATACTCCATTTCTTCATTTAAGCCTGACCTCCTTACCCGACGGAATTTACCTGTTTCGCTGGGAGTCGCAAAACGGCGGCATTGCATCAAAGTTTATAATCTCCCGGCTTTGA
- a CDS encoding T9SS type A sorting domain-containing protein: protein MLRHIPLFVSFMVIFANGISDSIHAQTKTNSLVYYLENDGIQVNAADRHAGGGYLLSGGGYMSGFIAKTDENGNPELVKGVADHVISDIIHEADSGFTTVGYRQTGNNILNLMRWNAQADTLWTMNLELNRVWYPRLRRLANQDYLISATTMTEASELAPLLLRVSPQGALLWSKIYEPTSNEPAYAYSAAELPDGNLLITGYIASPGNYRVLLTQTDAQGNPLLSRTFAFQNTYHNACYDVVQGEEGITLLCETDNDIALMRIGFDLNPLWGKSFHSYFYLYFNESKGNLIRNTDGSLLLSGSSDWGNFIKTDSQGTPEYILDAFMYMADAVPADDGGTMLFGNGPLIGVKSFPGYYPQIGVYRCDSLGEGSSCVGKSTPFFEEAEIDSEDIQFIATPAGILQQNPAAIYELEFLSEAACVSFIGNVQNNITESGQILACPNPANTWFSVDLSQEMHKKFSRLEIFSSGGQIVYKTYDPSIAAGAIPCNHLPAGIYLIRVIAGNKSYSGKISIQH from the coding sequence ATGCTCAGACACATTCCGCTATTCGTTTCATTTATGGTGATTTTCGCTAACGGTATTTCCGATAGTATTCATGCGCAAACGAAAACAAACAGCCTCGTTTATTACCTGGAAAATGACGGAATACAGGTCAATGCCGCTGACCGTCACGCTGGTGGAGGCTACCTGCTCTCCGGGGGAGGTTATATGAGTGGATTTATCGCGAAAACAGATGAGAACGGGAATCCTGAATTGGTAAAAGGGGTTGCCGATCACGTTATTTCAGATATTATTCACGAGGCAGATTCAGGTTTCACCACAGTTGGCTACAGGCAAACAGGCAACAATATTCTGAATCTGATGCGGTGGAACGCTCAGGCAGATACCCTCTGGACCATGAACCTTGAGCTTAACAGGGTATGGTACCCAAGACTAAGAAGGTTGGCCAATCAGGACTACCTGATCTCAGCGACAACTATGACAGAAGCCTCGGAACTGGCTCCTCTCCTGCTCAGGGTTAGCCCCCAGGGGGCCCTCCTATGGTCAAAAATTTATGAACCAACTTCAAACGAGCCGGCATACGCTTATTCGGCTGCGGAGCTACCCGACGGCAACCTGCTGATTACCGGATACATAGCCTCACCCGGCAATTACAGGGTACTGCTGACTCAGACAGATGCACAGGGTAATCCACTTTTATCTAGGACATTTGCTTTTCAGAATACATACCACAATGCCTGTTATGATGTTGTACAGGGTGAAGAAGGGATTACCCTGCTCTGTGAAACAGATAATGACATTGCACTTATGCGGATCGGATTTGACCTCAATCCGTTATGGGGTAAATCATTCCATTCTTACTTTTATTTATATTTCAACGAATCTAAGGGAAACCTGATCAGAAATACTGACGGTAGTTTACTGCTCTCCGGTTCCAGCGACTGGGGAAATTTTATTAAGACCGATAGTCAGGGGACTCCGGAATATATACTGGATGCCTTTATGTATATGGCTGATGCAGTACCGGCAGATGATGGCGGTACCATGTTGTTCGGAAACGGACCACTTATTGGGGTAAAGAGTTTTCCCGGTTACTATCCGCAAATCGGGGTTTATCGCTGCGACAGCCTCGGCGAAGGCAGCAGTTGCGTGGGGAAAAGCACGCCCTTCTTTGAAGAAGCAGAAATAGACTCCGAAGACATCCAGTTTATAGCCACTCCCGCAGGTATCCTTCAGCAAAATCCGGCAGCAATTTATGAACTGGAATTCCTTTCCGAAGCTGCCTGTGTATCGTTTATCGGCAATGTGCAGAACAATATAACAGAATCCGGGCAGATTCTTGCCTGCCCCAATCCTGCCAACACCTGGTTCTCTGTTGATCTGAGTCAGGAAATGCACAAAAAGTTTTCACGACTCGAGATATTTTCTTCCGGTGGACAAATTGTCTATAAAACCTATGATCCGTCAATCGCCGCCGGTGCCATCCCATGTAACCATCTGCCAGCAGGGATTTATCTGATCAGGGTAATTGCAGGCAACAAAAGCTACTCCGGAAAAATCAGTATCCAACATTAA
- the nfo gene encoding deoxyribonuclease IV: MKYIGAHVSAAGGVENAPLNAAAIGAKAFALFTKNQRQWVAPPLTAESIEKFKTNLATHGYEPWQVLPHDSYLINLGHPGKAELEKSRAAFLDEMQRCEQLGLDRLNFHPGSHLNQVPPEESLKIIAESINIALDKTRGVIAVIENTAGQGSNLGHLFEQIRLIIDLVEDKSRVGVCLDTCHTFTAGYDLITPEGYSETFRQFDEIIGFGYLRGLHLNDSMKPLGSHVDRHDNIGKGFLGTEVFRRIMNDPRFDEIPIILETPDEEKWAEEISLLYNMIK, encoded by the coding sequence ATGAAATATATCGGAGCGCATGTGAGTGCCGCAGGAGGCGTGGAGAACGCACCATTGAACGCGGCAGCCATCGGAGCAAAAGCTTTTGCACTATTCACAAAAAATCAGCGGCAATGGGTTGCTCCTCCCCTGACGGCTGAGAGCATCGAAAAATTCAAAACCAATCTTGCAACACATGGTTATGAACCGTGGCAGGTGCTTCCACACGACAGCTATCTGATAAACCTGGGTCATCCCGGAAAGGCGGAACTGGAGAAATCGCGCGCCGCTTTTCTTGACGAGATGCAGCGCTGCGAACAGCTTGGGCTCGACCGCCTTAATTTTCATCCCGGAAGCCACCTCAATCAGGTGCCCCCCGAAGAAAGCCTTAAAATCATTGCAGAATCCATCAACATCGCCCTTGACAAAACGCGGGGCGTTATTGCCGTGATTGAAAATACCGCAGGTCAGGGCAGCAACCTGGGTCACCTTTTTGAACAGATCCGGCTTATCATAGATCTGGTTGAAGACAAATCCAGGGTCGGCGTGTGCCTGGATACCTGTCACACCTTCACCGCCGGCTATGACCTGATCACCCCTGAGGGGTATTCAGAAACATTCAGACAATTCGATGAGATCATCGGATTCGGTTACCTGCGCGGCCTGCACCTGAACGACAGCATGAAACCGCTGGGCAGCCATGTTGACAGGCACGACAACATTGGTAAAGGTTTTCTCGGAACTGAAGTCTTCCGGAGAATAATGAACGACCCCCGTTTTGATGAAATCCCTATCATCCTCGAAACACCCGATGAAGAAAAATGGGCGGAGGAAATCAGCCTGCTTTACAATATGATAAAATAA